In the genome of Dyadobacter fermentans DSM 18053, the window GATGTCTTCCAGTTCATTAAATAGGCCTCTTACGGCGGCAAAAGTGCTGCTTTGGTTCTTAACCGGGATCAGCCCGCGCACGACGGCAAAGTGCCTTTCCTCGACGCCCTTCAAAAATTCGACATATTCCGTATTGCCGGCGGCCGCCATTTTCCCGATTTCGATCAGCCTGTTCGTGACCCCGCCCATGGCAGAAAAAACGACCGCGATGCGTTCGCCTTTTGACAGATTTTCTTCGAGAATACCGATTACTGTTTTAATACTGTCGACCGATCCGACAGAGGTGCCGCCAAATTTAAGAACCTTCATTTAAAGCTATATTCGAAATATGCGAATGTGAACGGCAAAGGGCCGCTCATTTTGAACAGAATGCAAATATAACAATTCAAACGCCGCTTAAAACGAAATCCCCAATCCCGCACCGATATTCGCTACACCCACGAAACGCTTTTCATTGATCGGGATGCCCACTTCGGGATAGTTACCGACGCGCACATTCACCGCCACGTTTTTCAGCTCGGCTTCGGTAGCGATGAAATCGCCGGAAAGATGGAAATACAGCGGACCGGCGATGGGCAGGCGCAAACTCGCACCGGCACCCAGACCAAAACCGCTCGTAGAAGCAGGGCTCAAATGCACAAGAATCTGGTTTTCACCGGATTCGAACCGGCCCGTCATATCCACCGTGGGAGAGGTAACCTGCACATAACCACCCTGAATGTGGCCTTCGAGCTGTACGCGGTTGATGTTGAGGAAGATCGAAGGCCCTACCATGATCGCATTGAACTTCCAGCGCGATACATTCGTGTCCCAGGTATGTGAGGTGGTTTCGTTGATAATGCCCTTTATTTCCGCCACGCGCAGGTCGGCAATGTCCACAATCGGCTGCGGGCGCGTTGTGTTTTTATTCATGCTTCCTGAAAACTTCAAGCCGAACCAGCGGGCAATGCGGAAGTCGTAGTTGATCTGTCCATAATATCCCGAGCCCGTAAGACCCGCGAATGGGTCGTTCAGTTTTTCCCTGGCCAGCTCTCCTACCGGTAAGCTGTATCCGGCGGTTACGGAAAAGAAATTCCTGTTATCGTTCTGAGCCTGGCCGTCGATCTGCACAAATAGGAAAAGTGCAAAAAAGAAGATGATGAAACGTTGGCGAATGTTCATGAATATGGCTGGTTTGTGAGAAGAACTAGTATGGCAAACGAAATTTCCAGCTAAGGTAACATGAAACGTCCCCGATTTATTACATTTTTGTTTGACTACTTAGTTTGGGGAAATTTTATCAACAGTATGTTATATAAATCACTCAAAACCCGGTAAATCGGCGCTGGTATGGAAATGGTAGGGTTTATTTCAAACTAAATCATTAAACCCATGAACAGGCAAGAAACAGACAGGGAAGCAAGAGCCACCAAAAACGTGAAAAACGTTTGGAAATGGATCGTCGGTGTCGGTATCGTACTTTCGCTGATCGCCTGGTTTGGCGGCTTCTTCAACCATGATCAAAACCTGGGACAATCAGATAATCCCGCCGACCGTGGTGCGGCTACTGCCGACAGCGTGGCATCGGATACAGGTACAAGTTTGCGTCCCGACACGGTTTACGAACACGTCCGCGGCACGAACTAGGCTTATTTGATAAGCGCATCATACAAAATCTCGACCGGATGCATGGCAATGCGTCCGGTGCCATCTTTAATCTGATGGCGACAACTCGTTCCCGCAGCGGCGATAATTACGTCCTCCGGCTGCTGGCGGACGGTCGGGAACAACACCAGTTCCCCGATCTGCATCGAAACCTCAAAATGCTCTTCTTCATAACCAAACGACCCGGCCATTCCGCAACATCCCGATGGAATGAGCTGAACATGGAAATTTTCAGGCAATTGCAATGCTTTCTTTGAAGCTGTCATTGTAGAAAGCGACTTCTGATGGCAATGCCCATGCACTTTAATCAATTGATTTTTACTGATAAATGCATTTTTCTGAATGCGCTTATCATCCATCTCCCGCGCTATAAATTCCTCAAAAAGTAAGGCATTCGCGGCGACTTTCTGGGCATCGGCCCGCTGGTTCTCACCAACCAGATCCACATATTCGTCCCGGAACGAGAGGATAGCTGATGGTTCAATGCCTATCAGCGGCGCGTCATAAGTGATTTTGTCTTTCAAAAGGGCCACATTGCGGATCGCCAGCTTCTGAGCTTCTTTTACAAAACCTTTGGACAAATACGAGCGCCCCGATTCCACATGATCCGGGATAATGACCTCGTAGCCGAGCTTTTCGAGCAGCAAAACGGCCTTTTTACCCACTTCGGCATCATTGTAGTTGGTAAATTCATCGCAGAACAGATATACTTTTCGCGAATGTGTCGTTCCGGCCGTTTTCCTGCGTTGATGCTTTTCCCACCAGGTTTTCAGCGTCTCGGCGTCCAGTTTGGGCATGGAGCGGTCGGGATGAAAACCGACCATTTTGTTGGCAATTTTCCGCAATGCGGGCGTTCCGAATAGGCCGTTAAACGCCCAGGGAGCGATCGACGCCAGTTTCATCTGGTTCGAAAAATTGGCGATCAGTTTGCTGCGCATTGGCACGCCGTGCGTCTCATAATATTGCTGCGTGAATTCCGCTTTCATTTTCCCAATGTCCACGCTCGAAGGGCATTCCGACTTACAACCTTTACACGAAAGGCACAGGTCGAGCACTTCTTTTACCATTTCCTGGCTGGTGGCGGGGGCAGTTTCAGGAGTAAGATATTGGCGAAGGATGTTCGCGCGGGCACGCGTGGTGTCGCGCTCGCTGCGCGTAGCCATGTAGCTCGGGCACATGGTTCCGCCGGTAAGCTCGGTTTTCCGACAGTCGCCCGACCCGCTGCATTTTTCGGCGAGGCGGAGCATGCCTTCCTGCCGTGAAAAGTCGAATACGGTGTCGATCTGCGGGTTTGGCTTATCCTGTCCATAGCGCAGAAATTCGTTCATCGGAGGCGTATTTACGATTTTGTTGGCATTAAAAACGCCCTCCGGGTCCCAGATCCGCTTCACCTGCCTGAACATTTCGTACACTTCTTCACCCATCATGAATGGAATGAATTCCCCGCGCAGGCGGCCGTCGCCATGCTCGCCCGACAACGCACCATTATATTTCCTGACCAAAGCGGCGGTATCAGCCAGCACATCCCGGAATTGCTGCTTGCCCTCGCTCGTTTTGAGGTTGATCATCGGTTCCACATGCAGCTCGCCTGCGCCCGCGTGGGCATAGTACGACGCGTGCAGGCCATGTTTTTCAAGCAAAACTTCCAGTTCTTCAATATATGCGGGCAAATCCTCCACGGCCACGGCGCAGTCCTCGATGAGGTTCACCGGCTGCGTGTCGCCGGGCAGGTTGCGGATCAGGCCCAGTCCTGCTTTGCGAATGTCCCAGGCCTTGGCGGCATCGTCGCCGAACAGGAGCGGGTAGGCATAACCGAGGCCCTCCGCCTTCAATTGGGCAACCAATGCGGCGGCTTTTTGCTCGACTTCCTCCTTGGCGATTCCCCAAAACTCCACCATCAGCATCGCCGCCGGGTCGCCTTGCATGAAAAACCGGTTTTGAGAATACACATTATGGTTTTTGGTAAAGTCCATAATGTATTTGTCCACCAGTTCAGATGCCTTCGGATCGTGCTGCATGGCCACGCGGTTGGCGTGCAATGCTTCTGCTAGGGAGTTGGTATGCACGCACACCACGCCCACGGCAGCGGGCGGGGCATCCACGAGGGCGATTTTGGCCTCGGTAACAAAGCATAATGTGCCTTCCGAGCCCGCAATGAGGTTACATAAGTTGATATTACCCTTTTCAAAATTCCTGACAAGCGCGTCGAGGGCATAGCCGGAGTTGCGGCGGGTGACGGTTGGTTTGGGGAACTGCTTTTTGATTAAATCCTGGTCAATGGGATTGGATATCAGCCCAAACATCCCAGCCAGGATCGATTGCAGCCGCTGGCCTTTAACCTGCTTTTCGCGGATCGCGGTGGTGAAATCGGCAATGGATTGTTCGCTAAAAACGGCTTCCGAGCCATCGGAAAGCAGCACTTTCACTTCCAGCAGGTGATCACGCGTGGCGCCCCAGGTAATGGAATGCAGCCCGCACGAGTTATTCCCGATCATCCCGCCGATCATCGCCCGGCTCGCCGTGGAAGTTTCCGGACCGAAAAGCAGTCCGTAAGGTGCGAGGTGCTTGTTCAGGTCATCGCGGATGACGCCCGGCTGCACCCGCGCCCACTTTTCAGCGGCATTCACCTCGATAATCTTCCTGAAATGCTTTGAAATATCAACCACAACCCCATTTCCTACCACCTGCCCGGCCAGCGACGTCCCGGCGGCACGGGGAATGAGCGTCACCTTGTTCGTTCTCGCGAATTCGATGAGCGACCTCAGGTCGTCGACCGACTTCGGCAGCGCCACGGCCAGCGGCATTTCCTGGTAAACGGACGCATCGGTGGCGTAAACAGCGCGTTGCGCGGCGTGCAGCGTGGAATCATCATGATACAACTCGCCATCGAATCTGGCGCGAAGCGTATTGAACTGGAATGTTGAAACGCGGGTCATAGGAACAATCGATATGCGATGGCGAAGTTAAGGCAGTTGGCCTATTAATGCGCTGAAAAACTGCATTAATGTACTGGCGGGCAACGCTCAGTAAGCCACCGGATCAGATACCGCTGTGAGTTACGTATATTGGCACAATTTTTACACCCACCTGTTTTGGTAAAAAACTGTTTTCCCTTTCGATCCCATGAGAAACATAAACATTCTGATCCTCACACTATTCAGCTGCATTGCATTCAGCTGGGTTTCATTTGCTCAAAATACCGCCAATATCACGCTCACGGCTTCCAAACAGGCCCCGGTGACTGTAACGCTCGTGCTGGAAGATGTACATTTTCACCCCAATCTGGGCACGGGCCTTGCCGATGCAAAGCTCGATGCGGTGGCGTCGGTAAATTTTGCCGAAAAAACCACCGAAAAGACGGTTATCCAGCTCAATGAGCCTAAAATGATGCGCTTGCAATATAGCGGTGGCGGCGTGAATAAAACCTGGATGTTGTTTCTGCAACCCGGCGATGACCTGACGGTGGCCGTGGGTGAGAATGCGGATGTGACCTTCACTGGTAAGAATGCGAATTATCAGACATTCCTGAAAAACTATTTCCTTGAAAATCAATACCAATACCTGCCCGTTTTTGGCTATAAACCGTCTCAGATCGATAACAAAAGCGTAATCCAGCAAAGCGACAGCCTGAAAAAGGCACGGCTCGATGCCTTCGAAAAATTCAAAATGGCCAACCCCGTGGTGCCTGCATTCGAAGCTTATGTGCTGGCTACAACCGCTACCGAGCCTTCGCTCACCCGGCAGCTGATCCAGGAAAAGATCATGCGCCGAAACCGCGTGGCCAAACTCGACGCCACCCAGCGTAAAGAGTTGGAAGATTTCACACTTACCGATTTCAAAATCCAGCCCGACGACGCATTACTGAGCCAGGCCTACCGCGACGAGCTCCGCAACTGGGCGCTCATTCCCTCCACCCGCAAGTTCCCGCTCGAATCGGAAACCCGTTACGAAATCAGTCCCGAGGCATTGAAGGATGTATACGCATTCAGCAAGGAAAAACTGGCCGATTATCCTAAACAAAAGGAATACCTGGCCACTTACTGGCTCAATTACGCCGCTACGGCCATTCCGAATGTCGAAACCGCCAAAACGCTGCTCGCCGACTATAAAACCACATTCCCGCAATCACCTTATACCGAGTACATTTCCAACCTGATCCAGACCAAAGAGGCATTGCAGCCGGGTGCTCCAGTGACAGATATCACGCTCCTCAATACGGACAGCGCTGCCGTAGCCGTTTCGTCGTTGCAGGGCAAGCCGGTTTTGATGGTGTTCTCGTTCAGCATCGGCCAGCACGAGCCCGGTTTGAAGGTTTTGGAAGATAAATATGCCGATAAAGTGACGTTCGCCTACGTGTCCGTTGCCACGGGCATTCCGCTGGGGACGTGGAAACAATACGTGAAAACGCGGCCTACTGCCAAACATTTATGGGCTTCGGACGAGAATATCGAAGTTTTGAAAGAAAAATACGGCATCGACATCCGCTATCCGTTCCTCGTGATCGACGGTTCGGGCAAGATCGTGAACCGCTGGATTCCGCAGGAATTCCCTAATAACAAAACGCTGGAAGCCGAATTGCAGAAGGTAGCCAAATAATGCAACAGGTGCGGAGCAGGCGCTCCGCACTATTCTGTAATACGAATGGCGTGAATCGGCTCGTGGTATTGATAGGAAATGCGCAAATCGCAATTTTCGCAGATCTGCTTCACAATCGCCAGTCCGAGCCCCAGCGACTCGGCGCCGGTGGATTCCTTCTTGAACCGCTCGAACAATCGCTCGGGATCACTTTTCAATGCATGACCGGTGTTGCTCACCTGCACATAATCAGCACCTGATTCCAGCCTGAGCTCCCCGCCCGGATAATTGTGCCGGATCGCATTGTTAATCAGGTTCGTAAGCAGAATGTCGGCCAATGCAGGCGACATCAGTTTCCGGAAACTGCCGGTGGATCGCACCACGACACGAATTTCCTTATGCTGCAAAATGTCCTCGAAATCTTTGAGTTTGTTCAATGCGAGCTCCGAAAGATCGAGCTCCTCCTGCTCGGTAAACTGCTGGTTCTCAATTTTTGCCAACAATAACAATCCCTGGTTGAGCCTCGACATCCGCCGCGCGGCATGGTAAATTTCCTCGATCCAGTAAGTATGGTTTTCGCCGAGATCGCCGGATTGAATGAATTGCTCCACACGTGCATTGATAAGCGCCAGCGGCGTCTGGATTTCGTGGGACGCATTTTCCGTAAATTCGCGAAGGCTCCGGTAATCGTGCTGCATTTTGGAAGCCATTTTCTCCATCACATCCCCCAGCTCGTTAAACTCGGTAATCTCGCTGCGGACGGTTTCGAGCGGCTCGTTTTTGGTCCAGTCAAAATCCTTGATCCGCGCCAGCGAATCGTAAAAAGGCTTCCAGAGCTTGCCGGACAGCACCCGGTGAAACAGGAATGTGCTCACCAGCAGCAGGCCTAAGAAGGCGATCATCGCCACCGAAATGGCTTCAATGAGCTTGTAAGACTCGATCATCGACTTCCGGATGGCCACGCGGTAGGGCGATCCGCCGATTAATGTGTAGAAAGTGAGCTGCCGGAACGGGTCGGCGGTTTCGTCGTAGCGGTTGCTGATCAGCGTGTCGGTGAATGCGACCTCGTTTTTGAATTTCCCGTACACCGGCACCACTTCAATTTTGTTTTCGACAAAATAGGAATTGTTGGACCAGGTGTCGTTGCTTCGGACATAGGCTTCAAAATCCTGCTTTTCGACCATCAGCCGGCTTTCCACCTCGTCGTAGATCATGAAATTGATGATCCAGTAAAAAGCGAAACCCACGGCCGCGTAAATCAGCAGCGAGGCCATCAGGTAAATGCGGCTGGCTTTTTCGAGAAGTTTCAAGGTGCGGTAAATTTATATCCTATCCCGTAAATCGATTGAATGTAATCTTTTCCGCCCTTCTCGACGATCTTCCGGCGCAAGTTCTTGATATGCGAATACACCATATCCAGCGAGTCCGCCGAATCCATATTATCGCCCCACAGGTGCTCGGCGATGGATTCTTTCGTTAATGCGACGTCGATATTGGACAAAAAATAGAGCAGCAAATCGTACTCTTTTTTCGACAGCGTGGTTTCAATGTCTTTAATAAAAACCTTCCTGGCAGGCAGGTTCACCCGGATATCTTTCCAGGTCATATCATTATTTCCTCCAAAATTGCGGCGGCGGATCAGCGATTTTACCCGTGCATTCAACTCGGAAAGATGGAATGGCTTGGTCATATAATCGTCCGAACCTATTTCGAGACCTTTTAGCTTGTCTTCCAGCGTATTACGGGCCGAAATAATGATAATTCCCGTCGCGGCGGCGATCTTTTTCAAGGTTTGGATAATGTCAAAACCATTGCCATCGGGCAGCGTGAGGTCTACGATCGTGCAATCGTACTGGTACAGGCTGATCTTCTCATCGGCTTGCCAGAAAGTGTTTGCCACTTCGCACACGAACCCTTCGCGGGAGAGATAATCCGTGATACTTTCGGCCAGCCCTTTCTCGTCCTCCACAACTAATATTTTCATTCCGCTATTAAAAGATACTTTACAAAAATACATCCGGAATCTGGAAACATTTAGGAAGGATAAGCTGGTAATAAACAGCCCTTTGCAAGTTTCCGTTTCCCAAATGTTTCCAGAATTGGGCTCTAATTTCGGCTAAAAATATCTTTAACCCGAATTATGAAGCACTCCCAGTATCATTCCGTTTCCCGCATTTTTCCGCCGGGAAATGTGCATTCACCGGCAAGGCTCGTGCGCCGGATTTTCGAATGCAGGTCCCATTGGTTCACAGTTCTTTTAGTCGCTTTCATGAGCGCGCAGGCCGGCGCCCAGCAGCTCCGACTGCACGAGGCATTGGAGCAGGGCAAAGGCAATTTCCCGTTCCTCAAAGCCAAGCGTGCCGAAATCCACAGTGCGGAAAGCCGCATCAAATCCGTTAAAACCGACTATCTGCCCGCATTCATCGTGCAGGATCAATATACTTACGCCACCAGCAACAGCGTGGCCGGCGCATTTCTGCCCAACGAGGGCAGCGCATTGTCGCCCTCCGGCGGCATTCGCCCCGAAAACCATTACACCCCCACATTCGGCAGCTTCACCACGGCGATGGTCGACTGGAAAGTGTTCAATTTCGGAAAAGTGAAAGCCCAGGTCAACGCTGCCAAAGCCGATCTCGCCCGCAGCCAGGCCGACTATGAGAATGAGCTTTTCCAGCATCAGGTTAAGATCATCGATGCCTACCTGCTGTTGCTGATCAACCAGAAACTGGTGGACGCGCAGCGCCAGAACCTCGAACGGGCATCGATTTTCAAGCGTGTTACCGACGCAGCCGTGAGCTCGGGAATGCGCCCGGGCGTGGACAGTTCCCTGGCCGCTGCGGAATATGCCAAAGCGCAATTGCTGCTGCTGGAAAGCCAGCGGTCGGAAAAAGCGCAGCGACTGCGGTTTTCGGAGCTTACCGGCGAGCTGCGCGACAGTGTCCAGGTGGATATCATGGGTTTTTACTCCCAATTGCCGATTGTGCCGGGCGAAGCGACTTCATTGCTCAAAAACCCTGCATTGCGGTTTGCGCAGGCACAGATGGACGCCTCGCTGGCACGTAGCCTGGCCGTGAAACGGTCCTTTTTACCCTCGATTTCCCTCGTAGGCGCCGGTTGGGGCCGCGGGTCGGGCATTTCCAACAAGGACGACTCTTTCCACACCGATTTTTCGAGCGGTGTCAAATACCAGGTCTTCAACTACCTGGTCGGCGTTTCCACGCGCTGGAACCTGACCGGCATCCTGAAAGTAAGGAACGACTACCACGCCGAACAATTCCAGGTGGAGCGTTTCAAATCGCTGTACCAAACCCAGCAATTACAACTCGACCGCCAGGAGCGCGAATCCGAAATCCAGTTCCAGCTATCGCTCGCGCAAGCGCGCCTCACGCCGGTGCAACTCGCAGCCGCCCGCACGGCTTTCAACCAGGCCGAGGCGCGCTACCAGAGCGGCATGACCGACCTGTTTACATTGGCCCAAAGTGTGAATGCATTGAACCGCGCCGAAGTGGACAAGTTTGTCACCACCGGCAACGCCTGGCGCTCGCTGCTGCTGAAAGCCGCCGCAGCCGGCGACCTCGACATTTTTTTGAGCCAGATAAACCAATAATATTATGTATCAACTCATCAGAACTGCCCTCCGACAGCCCATTTCTATCGTGGTGGTCGTGATCGGCATCCTATTTTTCTCGGTTTTGTCGATCCGGAGCATTCCGGTCGATATTTTCCCAAACCTCGACTTACCGACCATTTACGTGGTGCAGCCCTACGGCGGTATGGCTCCCGACCAAATGGACGGCTTCATCGCCACGCGCTACCAGGACCACTTTCTGTATGTGTCGGGGATTCGCGATGTGGACGTGAAAACGATCCAGGGTTTGTCGCTGATCAAACTGTCATTCTACCCCGGTACCGACATGGCGCAGGCTGCTGCGGAGGTTGCCAACAACGTCTCCCGCGCGAAAGCCTACATGCCCGAGGGCACGGTGCCTCCGCAGGTAGTCCGTTTCGATGCGAGCTCAGTGCCGATCGGGCAGATGGTTTTCGAAAGCGCTTCCCGCTCGCTGAACGAGATCCAGGACTTCGCCTCGTCGCGTGTGCGGCCGATGTTCAGCCGGATCGAGGGCGTTTCCAGCCCGCCGCCATTCGGTGGTAACCAGCGTACGATCGTCGTGCGCGTGGACCCGGAGCGCATCAGAAGCTACCATCTGACCCCGGAAGAGGTCATTAAATCCATCATTGCCAACAACCAGCCCTCCCCCGCCGGTAACATCCGCATGGGCGACAAAACTTTGATGACGCCCGTTAACTCTCTCATTAAGAAACCGGAAGACTTCCTTAACATCCCGATTCGCGTGGGAGCCGGGCCTACCGTGTTCATCCGTGATGTGGGCGTGGTGGAAGATGGTGCTGATGTTACCGTGAGCTACGCGCTGATCAATGGCCGCCGGGCGGTTTATATTCCGGTAGTGAAAAAATCTGACGCGTCGACGCTGGATGTGGTGAACAATATCCGGGCTGCATTGCCGCAATTACGGAATGCGGTGCCGGAGGATGTGAAGATTTCCTACGAATTCGACCAGTCGGTGTATGTGACCAACTCGCTCAAAAGCCTGATTACCGAGGGTATTCTCGGTGCATTGCTCACCGGTTTGATGGTGCTGCTCTTCCTCCGCGACTGGCGCAGCGTGATCATCGTGATCGTCACCATCCCGATTTCGATTCTTTCGGCGGTGATTTTGATGAATTTATTTGGACAAACGATCAATATCATGACATTGAGCGGGCTGGCATTGGCTATCGGCGTGCTCGTGGACCAGGCGACGGTGACAATCGAAAACATTCACCAGCACCAGGAAATGGGTAAACCGAAGGAACAGGCCATTTGGGATGCTTGTAAGGAAATCGCATTCCCTGAATTCCTTATTTTGCTGGCGATCCTGGCCGTTTTTGCGCCGTCGTTTGTGATGAGTGGTATTCCAAGATCGATGTTTTTACCACTCTCGCTGGCGGTCGGTTTTGCGATGATCGCTTCGTTTTTGCTCTCTCAAACCCTGGTCCCCGTGCTTGCAAACTGGCTTTTGAAAGACCATCCGCACCACGAGGCGCCCACATTGGCATTGGATAGCCAGGAGATTAAGGATGTGATTGAGGAAGGCGAGCACCCGTCGCTGCCCCCTACCGGTTTTGAAAAATTCAAACTAAAATACCTGAACGTGCTCAACGGCATTATGGGCAAGCGCCTGATCGTGCCGGTATACCTGGTCGGCACCATAGCACTGATCGTCGGCGGATTCTTCCTCATCGGCACCGACATTCTTCCGAAAGCCAACAGTCACCAGTTTCAAATGCGCATGCGGGTGCCCGATGGTACGCGCGTGGAACGTACGGAAGAGGCTACATTAAAGGTTTTGAATCTGATTCAATCGGAGGTCGGGAAGGGGAATGTCGAGATATCGTCGGCTTATGTGGGCACGGTGCCTTCCAGCTACGGTACTTCCAACATTTTCGTGTTCAACAGCGGCCCGCACGAGGCGGTTTTGCAGGTGTCGTTAAAAGAAGAATTTCCGGTGAGAATGGATGCATTAAAGGAAAAACTGCGTGCGCGGATCGCCAAGGAAATCCCGAATCTGGCCATTTCATTTGAACCGATCGAGCTGGTGGACAAAATTATGAGCCAGGGCGCTTCTACGCCGATCGAAGTGAGTGTGGCGGCCAAGGATGTAGAAGAAGCCGGAAGGTTTGCCCGCAAAATCCGGAAGGAAATGGAGCAGATCGCTTTCCTCCGCGATGTGCAGATCGCCCAGCCATTGGAATACCCGGTCCTGGATGTAAAAATCGACCGCGAACGCGCAGGGCAGCTGGGCATTACCTCTACGCAAGTGGCGCGCTCGATGGTAGCAGCCACGTCGTCCAGCCGTTTTACGGATAAAAACCTCTGGCTCGACGACGCCAAAGGGCTCGCTTACCAGGTGCAGGTCCAGATTCCGGAATACCAGATGACTTCCGTCGAAGACATTGGTACTATTCCATTGAAAACCGGCGTGAGCAACCCATTGCTGGCCGATGTGGCTACATTTTCCGAAAAAACCGCCCCCGGCGAATACGACCGCGCCGGCCCCAACCGACTCGTGACTGTGACGGCCAACATTCATCAAAAAGACCTCGGTGCAGCCACTACCGCCGTTCAGAAAGCGATTAAGAATGCAGGCGAGTCGCCACGCGGGGTTATTGTAGAATTAAAAGGCCAGACCGACCTGCTGACCGAAACATTGAGCAGCCTCCAAACCGGCCTGCTGATCGCCGTGGTGATTATGTTCTTGTTGCTGGCGGCTACTTATCAGTCATTCAAACTGTCGCTGGTGGTACTTTCCACCATTCCGGCCGTGGTGGTGGGCTCGATTGGCCTCCTCCTGCTCACCGGCGCGACACTGAACCTGCAATCCTACATGGGGCTGATCATGTCGGTAGGTGTGTCGGTAGCGAATGCGATCCTGATGGTGACCAATGCCGAAAACCTGCGCCTCCAATTGCAGGATGCGCATAAGGCGGTCACCCTCGCGGCTGGCAGCCGTATCCGCCCGATCCTCATGACGAGTATCGCGATGATCGCCGGGATGGTCCCGATGGCATCCGGCATGGGCGAAGGCGGCGACCAGATTGCCCCGCTCGGACAGGCGGTAATCGGCGGGCTGATCGCCTCCACATTGGCATCGCTGCTCATTTTGCCTGCCGTATTCACGTTGGTGCAGCGCAAAGCGTCCGTCAACTCGGTATCCCTCGATCCCGAAGATCCCGAAAGCAATTTTTTCCGTAAAAAACTCCAAACATCCGTTTCCATGAATACCCTGAAATCCATCCTGATACTGATCACCGTCGCCGTCGGCCTGAGCGCATGCAGCAGCACCGCCGAAACGAGCGATAGCCACGAAGCCAAATCCGCCGGCGAAGCCGCGGCGGGTAGCGCAAAAGAATCGGCTGCTGTGGAACTGGCTTACGTGAAAAGTATGAAGCCCGCCCGGCAAGTAGCATTACCCGGTGAATTGAAGCCGTGGAATAAGGTGAGCATTCATCCAAAAGTGAAGGGGTTTGTCAAAACGGTCAATGTGGATCGCGGGACTTTTGTCAAAAAAGGCCAGGTGCTGTCGGTGCTGGAAGCGCCGGAAGTCATTTCGGAACTCAGCCAGGCCAAAGCACAGCTCATTGCCGCCGAAGCAGCCTTGCATGAAATCACTACGCGCTACCAGGCCACCGCATTGACATACAGTAGATTGCAAAAAACCAACCGCACGGAAGGCGCCGTGTCGCTCAACGAGCTGGACCTTGCCAAAGCCCGCGCCGCGGCAGACAGCGCTGCCATGTCGGTTGCGAAAGGCAACGTACAGGCCGCCAGGTCATTCATGGAAACCAAAACGGAGCTATCCCGATACCTGACGGTTACGGCACCGTTCGACGGCATTATTACCGAAAGAAATATCAGCCCAGGTGCGCTGGTAGGTCCGGGAGAAGGTGGCGCGAAGCCGTTGTTCATTCTGGAAGATCATACCAAACTGCGCCTGACACTTGCGATTC includes:
- a CDS encoding TolC family protein, whose amino-acid sequence is MKHSQYHSVSRIFPPGNVHSPARLVRRIFECRSHWFTVLLVAFMSAQAGAQQLRLHEALEQGKGNFPFLKAKRAEIHSAESRIKSVKTDYLPAFIVQDQYTYATSNSVAGAFLPNEGSALSPSGGIRPENHYTPTFGSFTTAMVDWKVFNFGKVKAQVNAAKADLARSQADYENELFQHQVKIIDAYLLLLINQKLVDAQRQNLERASIFKRVTDAAVSSGMRPGVDSSLAAAEYAKAQLLLLESQRSEKAQRLRFSELTGELRDSVQVDIMGFYSQLPIVPGEATSLLKNPALRFAQAQMDASLARSLAVKRSFLPSISLVGAGWGRGSGISNKDDSFHTDFSSGVKYQVFNYLVGVSTRWNLTGILKVRNDYHAEQFQVERFKSLYQTQQLQLDRQERESEIQFQLSLAQARLTPVQLAAARTAFNQAEARYQSGMTDLFTLAQSVNALNRAEVDKFVTTGNAWRSLLLKAAAAGDLDIFLSQINQ
- a CDS encoding efflux RND transporter permease subunit, with protein sequence MYQLIRTALRQPISIVVVVIGILFFSVLSIRSIPVDIFPNLDLPTIYVVQPYGGMAPDQMDGFIATRYQDHFLYVSGIRDVDVKTIQGLSLIKLSFYPGTDMAQAAAEVANNVSRAKAYMPEGTVPPQVVRFDASSVPIGQMVFESASRSLNEIQDFASSRVRPMFSRIEGVSSPPPFGGNQRTIVVRVDPERIRSYHLTPEEVIKSIIANNQPSPAGNIRMGDKTLMTPVNSLIKKPEDFLNIPIRVGAGPTVFIRDVGVVEDGADVTVSYALINGRRAVYIPVVKKSDASTLDVVNNIRAALPQLRNAVPEDVKISYEFDQSVYVTNSLKSLITEGILGALLTGLMVLLFLRDWRSVIIVIVTIPISILSAVILMNLFGQTINIMTLSGLALAIGVLVDQATVTIENIHQHQEMGKPKEQAIWDACKEIAFPEFLILLAILAVFAPSFVMSGIPRSMFLPLSLAVGFAMIASFLLSQTLVPVLANWLLKDHPHHEAPTLALDSQEIKDVIEEGEHPSLPPTGFEKFKLKYLNVLNGIMGKRLIVPVYLVGTIALIVGGFFLIGTDILPKANSHQFQMRMRVPDGTRVERTEEATLKVLNLIQSEVGKGNVEISSAYVGTVPSSYGTSNIFVFNSGPHEAVLQVSLKEEFPVRMDALKEKLRARIAKEIPNLAISFEPIELVDKIMSQGASTPIEVSVAAKDVEEAGRFARKIRKEMEQIAFLRDVQIAQPLEYPVLDVKIDRERAGQLGITSTQVARSMVAATSSSRFTDKNLWLDDAKGLAYQVQVQIPEYQMTSVEDIGTIPLKTGVSNPLLADVATFSEKTAPGEYDRAGPNRLVTVTANIHQKDLGAATTAVQKAIKNAGESPRGVIVELKGQTDLLTETLSSLQTGLLIAVVIMFLLLAATYQSFKLSLVVLSTIPAVVVGSIGLLLLTGATLNLQSYMGLIMSVGVSVANAILMVTNAENLRLQLQDAHKAVTLAAGSRIRPILMTSIAMIAGMVPMASGMGEGGDQIAPLGQAVIGGLIASTLASLLILPAVFTLVQRKASVNSVSLDPEDPESNFFRKKLQTSVSMNTLKSILILITVAVGLSACSSTAETSDSHEAKSAGEAAAGSAKESAAVELAYVKSMKPARQVALPGELKPWNKVSIHPKVKGFVKTVNVDRGTFVKKGQVLSVLEAPEVISELSQAKAQLIAAEAALHEITTRYQATALTYSRLQKTNRTEGAVSLNELDLAKARAAADSAAMSVAKGNVQAARSFMETKTELSRYLTVTAPFDGIITERNISPGALVGPGEGGAKPLFILEDHTKLRLTLAIPENMSSAIPNKGEVSFTVSASPEKVYKAVYARSSRTLTEENRSMMTEFDVNNRSNELKAGMYAQVQLNTERTGNTLFVPTTAVVNSSEQVFVIRDKGKKAEWVPVKRGVVVDTLVEVFGDLHDGDAIVKKASEEYRNGEDL